Proteins from one Mycolicibacter virginiensis genomic window:
- a CDS encoding 8-amino-7-oxononanoate synthase → MTRTDVSPLAWLAEVEQRRRQAGLRRSLRVRPVVATELDLASNDYLGLATHPAVIAGGVEALQTWGGGAGGSRLVTGNTELHQQFEQKLADFVGAPAGLVFSSGYTANLGAVVSLSGPGALLVSDAYCHASLVDACRLSRARVVVTEHRDVDAVAVALAGRTEDRAVVLTESVFSTDGALAPLRQLHEVCRRYGALLIVDEAHALGVRGAGGRGLVHEVGLAGAPDVVVTTTLSKALGSQGGAVLGPVEVRDHLIDAARTFIFDTGLAPAALGAASAALDVLIAEPSRAADVLRHAGVLAGICGLGHQPESAVVSVILGDAETAVAAATACLDAGVRVGCFRPPTVPAGTSRLRLTARASLTTDDLELARRVLRDVLRDHPASLS, encoded by the coding sequence GTGACCCGCACCGATGTGTCGCCACTGGCCTGGCTGGCCGAAGTGGAACAGCGGCGTCGACAGGCCGGTCTGCGACGCTCACTGCGGGTGCGGCCCGTCGTCGCCACCGAACTGGACCTGGCGTCCAACGACTACCTCGGCCTGGCGACACACCCGGCCGTCATCGCCGGCGGTGTCGAGGCGCTGCAGACCTGGGGCGGCGGCGCCGGGGGATCGCGCCTGGTGACCGGCAATACCGAACTGCATCAGCAGTTCGAACAGAAACTTGCCGACTTCGTCGGTGCGCCAGCGGGTTTGGTGTTCTCCTCCGGTTACACCGCCAACCTCGGCGCGGTGGTCAGCCTGTCCGGGCCGGGGGCACTGCTGGTGTCGGACGCCTACTGTCACGCATCTCTGGTGGACGCCTGCCGGCTCTCGAGGGCGCGGGTCGTCGTCACCGAGCACCGTGACGTGGACGCGGTGGCCGTCGCCCTGGCCGGCCGGACCGAGGACCGCGCCGTGGTACTCACCGAGTCGGTGTTCAGCACGGACGGCGCGCTGGCCCCGCTGCGCCAACTGCATGAGGTATGCCGCCGATACGGCGCGCTGTTGATCGTCGATGAGGCGCACGCGCTGGGCGTGCGGGGCGCCGGCGGCCGCGGGCTGGTGCACGAGGTCGGGCTGGCCGGCGCACCCGACGTGGTGGTCACTACGACGTTGTCCAAGGCCCTAGGCAGTCAGGGCGGTGCGGTGCTGGGACCGGTGGAGGTTCGCGACCACCTCATCGACGCCGCCCGCACGTTCATCTTCGACACCGGTCTGGCCCCGGCGGCGCTGGGTGCCGCCTCGGCCGCCCTGGACGTGCTGATTGCCGAGCCATCGCGCGCCGCCGACGTATTGCGGCACGCCGGCGTGCTGGCGGGGATCTGTGGACTGGGCCATCAGCCGGAATCGGCGGTGGTCTCGGTCATTCTCGGGGACGCGGAGACCGCGGTAGCCGCCGCGACGGCATGCCTGGATGCTGGGGTCCGGGTCGGCTGCTTCCGGCCGCCCACGGTGCCGGCGGGCACATCGCGGCTGCGGTTGACCGCGCGGGCTTCGCTGACCACCGACGATCTGGAGCTGGCGCGACGGGTGCTGCGCGACGTGCTGCGCGACCATCCCGCCTCCTTGTCATGA
- a CDS encoding TetR/AcrR family transcriptional regulator C-terminal domain-containing protein yields MQLHKPDVVAAATTILDDYGIADLSMRRLARELNVSPSALYWHFANKQQLLGAVADRVLAPACADPGPGGWQWRIQTVGERLRDALLSHTDGAELVSASMAAGQSRAATDILALLAESATAAGVHPDQAGQVARTVVYYVLGFTADEQSRLQWDAAGAAEITPEADPSSAFAFGLGLLIDGLAMRAGLAVR; encoded by the coding sequence GTGCAGCTGCACAAACCTGACGTGGTCGCCGCGGCGACCACCATCCTGGACGACTACGGCATCGCCGATCTGTCGATGCGCCGGCTGGCGCGCGAGCTCAATGTCAGCCCCAGCGCGCTGTACTGGCATTTCGCCAACAAGCAGCAGCTTCTGGGGGCGGTCGCCGACCGCGTATTGGCGCCGGCCTGTGCAGACCCCGGGCCGGGCGGCTGGCAGTGGCGGATCCAGACCGTAGGTGAACGCCTGCGGGATGCACTGCTGTCTCACACCGACGGCGCCGAACTGGTGTCGGCCAGCATGGCGGCGGGTCAGTCCCGGGCGGCCACCGACATTCTGGCGCTGTTGGCGGAGTCGGCGACCGCCGCAGGCGTGCACCCGGATCAGGCCGGGCAGGTCGCCCGCACCGTCGTCTACTACGTCTTGGGGTTCACCGCCGACGAACAGTCCCGCCTGCAGTGGGACGCCGCCGGGGCCGCCGAGATCACGCCCGAGGCCGACCCGAGCAGCGCATTCGCGTTCGGGCTGGGATTGCTGATCGACGGGCTGGCGATGCGGGCCGGTCTCGCAGTCAGGTAA
- a CDS encoding adenosylmethionine--8-amino-7-oxononanoate transaminase, with amino-acid sequence MSALSPDQISAIDAAHLWHPYSTIGAESLAPTVALAARGAYLTLVVDDAPVDVLDAMSSWWTAIHGHGHPDLDAALTAQVGTMSHVMFGGLTHEPAARLAKLLVDITPAGLDTVFFSDSGSVSVEVAVKMALQYWRARGRGAKHRLMTWRGGYHGDTFTPMSVCDPDGGMHSLWRDVLAAQLFAPQVPRDYDPAYSAAFEAQLEQHREELAAVIVEPVVQGAGGMRFHDPRYLADLRESCTRHGVLLIFDEIATGFGRTGELFAADHVGVSPDIMCVGKAMTGGYLSLAATLCSTEIAHTISGGEAGALMHGPTFMANPLACAVSVASTELLLGQDWRASVAEIGAGLTAALEPAHELPGVADVRVCGAIGVIECRQPVDLAVATRAALADGVWLRPFRNLIYAMPPYVCTPEEIARIGGAMVGAVHALA; translated from the coding sequence ATGTCCGCGTTGAGTCCCGACCAGATCAGCGCCATCGACGCCGCACACCTGTGGCATCCATACAGCACCATTGGCGCCGAATCTCTGGCGCCGACGGTGGCGCTGGCCGCCCGAGGCGCCTACCTGACTTTGGTCGTCGACGATGCACCGGTTGACGTACTCGACGCGATGAGCTCCTGGTGGACTGCGATCCACGGCCACGGCCACCCCGATCTGGATGCCGCGCTCACGGCGCAGGTGGGCACGATGAGCCACGTCATGTTCGGCGGGCTCACCCACGAACCCGCCGCCCGGCTGGCCAAGCTGCTGGTCGACATCACCCCGGCCGGGCTGGACACGGTGTTCTTCTCCGACTCGGGGTCGGTGTCGGTGGAGGTCGCGGTCAAGATGGCGCTGCAGTACTGGCGCGCTCGCGGCCGCGGCGCCAAACACCGGTTGATGACCTGGCGCGGCGGCTACCACGGCGACACGTTCACCCCGATGAGCGTCTGCGACCCCGATGGGGGCATGCACTCGCTGTGGCGCGATGTCTTGGCGGCGCAGCTGTTCGCCCCGCAGGTGCCCCGCGACTACGACCCGGCCTACAGTGCCGCGTTCGAGGCGCAGCTGGAGCAGCACCGCGAAGAGTTGGCGGCCGTGATCGTCGAGCCGGTGGTGCAGGGCGCGGGCGGCATGCGCTTCCACGATCCGCGTTATCTGGCGGACCTGCGCGAGTCCTGCACCCGCCACGGCGTGCTGCTGATATTCGACGAGATCGCCACCGGCTTCGGGCGCACCGGTGAACTCTTCGCCGCCGACCACGTGGGCGTGAGCCCCGACATCATGTGTGTCGGCAAGGCCATGACCGGCGGCTACCTCAGCCTGGCCGCCACCTTGTGCAGCACCGAGATCGCCCACACCATCAGCGGCGGCGAAGCCGGCGCACTGATGCACGGGCCGACGTTCATGGCGAACCCGCTGGCCTGTGCGGTCTCGGTCGCCAGCACCGAGCTGCTACTGGGCCAGGACTGGCGCGCCTCGGTCGCCGAGATCGGTGCCGGGTTGACCGCCGCCCTGGAACCCGCACATGAGCTACCCGGAGTCGCCGATGTCCGCGTCTGCGGTGCCATCGGAGTCATCGAATGCCGGCAGCCAGTGGACCTGGCCGTTGCGACTCGAGCGGCGCTGGCCGACGGCGTGTGGCTACGCCCGTTCCGCAACCTGATCTACGCGATGCCGCCCTACGTCTGCACGCCCGAGGAGATCGCCCGGATCGGCGGCGCGATGGTCGGCGCGGTGCATGCCTTAGCCTGA
- the bioD gene encoding dethiobiotin synthase: MTILVITGTGTGVGKTVATAALAGAARQADLDVAVCKPVQTGTADGDDDLAEVGRLSGVSELFGAARYPAPLAPAAAAEQAGMALPTRADLLAMIRAADRPGRLTLVEGAGGLLVELAAGGVTLRDLAVDLGAAVLVVVDAELGTLNHTALTLESLAGQGLSCAGLVIGSWPPQPGPAAASNRGVLARQAPVRAVLPAGAGALGDAEFAAMSTAAFDTDWVRTLAG, from the coding sequence ATGACCATCCTGGTCATCACCGGCACTGGCACCGGGGTGGGCAAGACGGTCGCCACCGCCGCGCTGGCCGGCGCTGCCCGGCAGGCGGACCTGGATGTGGCGGTATGCAAGCCGGTTCAGACCGGCACCGCGGACGGTGACGACGACCTGGCCGAGGTCGGCCGGCTGTCGGGGGTGAGCGAACTGTTCGGCGCCGCCCGCTATCCGGCGCCGCTGGCCCCGGCGGCAGCGGCCGAGCAGGCCGGTATGGCGCTGCCGACCCGCGCAGACCTGCTGGCCATGATCCGCGCCGCCGACCGGCCGGGACGACTGACCCTCGTGGAGGGCGCCGGTGGCCTACTGGTGGAGCTGGCCGCCGGCGGCGTCACGCTGCGCGATCTGGCCGTCGACCTTGGGGCTGCCGTGCTGGTGGTGGTCGACGCCGAACTGGGCACCTTAAATCACACCGCACTGACCCTGGAATCGCTTGCCGGTCAAGGGTTGTCGTGCGCCGGTCTGGTGATCGGCAGCTGGCCGCCTCAGCCCGGACCGGCCGCCGCCAGCAATCGCGGGGTGCTGGCCCGGCAGGCGCCGGTACGCGCCGTGCTGCCGGCCGGAGCCGGCGCGCTGGGCGATGCGGAGTTCGCCGCGATGAGTACCGCAGCGTTCGACACCGATTGGGTGCGCACCCTGGCGGGGTAG
- the ripD gene encoding NlpC/P60 family peptidoglycan-binding protein RipD yields the protein MKRVCATAIALAAALAPALTTAPASADPLSQTGQNQLVERVIQRALSQRGVPFVYGGGDVNGPTNSARARAATTRSSLTDITGRASLPSAPSNPLLPGSVTPALPGASLVPTEEIPDTTTVGFDASGLIQYAFAGAGIRMPRTSGEQCSVGQKVPPAQARPGDLLCYGPGGTQSVALYLGNNQMIEGTSPAVAVSPARTSNMVPYLTRVLGS from the coding sequence ATGAAACGCGTCTGCGCTACCGCGATCGCATTGGCGGCGGCCCTGGCCCCGGCGCTGACCACCGCGCCTGCCTCTGCCGACCCGCTGTCACAGACCGGTCAGAACCAGCTCGTCGAGCGGGTGATCCAGCGTGCGCTGTCGCAGCGCGGCGTGCCCTTCGTCTACGGCGGCGGTGACGTCAACGGGCCCACCAACAGCGCGCGGGCCCGCGCGGCCACCACCCGCAGCTCGCTGACCGACATCACCGGCCGCGCCAGCCTCCCGAGCGCCCCCAGCAATCCCCTGCTGCCCGGCAGCGTCACCCCGGCCCTGCCGGGTGCGTCGCTGGTGCCGACCGAGGAAATCCCGGACACCACCACCGTCGGTTTCGACGCATCCGGCCTGATCCAGTACGCGTTCGCCGGTGCCGGCATCAGGATGCCGCGCACCTCCGGCGAGCAGTGCAGCGTCGGACAGAAGGTCCCGCCCGCTCAGGCCCGCCCAGGTGATCTGCTGTGCTACGGCCCGGGCGGAACCCAGAGCGTCGCGCTGTACCTGGGCAACAACCAGATGATCGAGGGCACCAGCCCCGCGGTCGCGGTGTCGCCGGCGCGCACCTCCAACATGGTCCCCTACCTGACCCGGGTGCTCGGTTCCTGA
- a CDS encoding NUDIX hydrolase, with product MVHTSTAHEVLTVVFQVGGLDQRRPRLNVLLWERAREPQSGRWSLPGGLLRNDEDVTASARRQLAEKVDLREIAHLEQLAVFSDPGRVPGVRTIASTFLGLVPSPADPELPSDTHWHPVDDLPPMAFDHGPMVAHAHSRLVAKMSYTNIGFGLAPTEFILSTLRDIYSVVLDYQVDATNLQRVLVRRGVITRTGTTARSGRSGGRPAARYRFTDSELRVTDEFAALRPPG from the coding sequence GTGGTCCATACTAGCACCGCGCACGAAGTGCTCACCGTGGTCTTCCAGGTTGGCGGCCTTGACCAGCGCCGTCCCCGACTCAATGTGCTGCTGTGGGAACGCGCGCGCGAACCGCAGTCGGGGCGCTGGTCACTGCCCGGTGGCCTGCTGCGCAACGACGAGGATGTCACGGCATCGGCCCGTCGCCAGCTGGCCGAGAAGGTCGATCTACGTGAGATCGCCCACCTTGAGCAGCTGGCTGTGTTTTCCGACCCCGGCCGCGTGCCGGGAGTCCGCACTATCGCCTCGACGTTTCTGGGCCTGGTGCCCTCCCCCGCCGACCCGGAATTACCGAGTGACACCCACTGGCATCCGGTTGACGACTTGCCGCCGATGGCGTTCGACCACGGACCGATGGTGGCGCACGCACACAGCCGTCTGGTGGCAAAGATGTCGTACACCAACATTGGATTCGGTTTGGCGCCAACCGAATTCATCCTGTCAACGCTGCGCGACATCTACAGCGTCGTGTTGGACTACCAGGTCGACGCGACCAACCTGCAGCGGGTGTTGGTGCGCCGTGGGGTGATCACCCGTACCGGCACCACCGCCCGTTCAGGGCGAAGCGGGGGCCGTCCGGCGGCCCGATATCGGTTCACCGACTCCGAACTTCGCGTCACCGACGAATTCGCCGCGTTGCGTCCGCCCGGGTGA
- a CDS encoding lipase family protein: protein MDVDSLARETSVEWIGQAPHQPLQAGERPLPVAEDPFYEPPAGFQHAVVGTVLRSRDVELAFLGLIPQQLQATQLLYRTVDRNNVPQVSVTTVVVPTDRDRTRPTPIVSYQCAIDAVDGRCFPSFALRRLARAHGSFTQLEFVLIAAVLSQGWAVSIPDHEGRFGHWGAPDEPGYYVLDALRAALGFEQLGLSPDTPVGLWGYSGGGLSTAWAAQVCGDYAPDLNIVGAALGSPVGDLGNTLQRLNGSFWSGLPAIMISALARVYPDLDKVIEEHATVEGRALLHSLESVTTASAVLRLHHRALDTFIDRPLQQLIEHPVVQHVFDDTRLGGEIPAVPVLMLQAIHDQVISVDDIDTLAETYAAGGVRITYHRDLLSEHVTLHPLSAPMVLDWLRDRFANRPLPQTPVSSAWPALLNPKTYLGLLRLGVVAGRVITGGAVRRLPL, encoded by the coding sequence ATGGACGTCGACAGTCTGGCCCGCGAAACATCTGTCGAGTGGATCGGGCAGGCCCCGCACCAGCCGTTGCAAGCGGGCGAACGCCCCCTGCCGGTCGCCGAAGATCCGTTCTATGAGCCACCTGCCGGCTTCCAGCACGCGGTGGTCGGCACCGTTCTCCGCTCTCGCGACGTTGAGCTGGCCTTTTTGGGCCTAATCCCGCAGCAACTGCAGGCCACCCAGCTGCTGTACCGTACCGTCGACCGCAACAACGTCCCGCAGGTGTCGGTGACCACCGTGGTGGTGCCCACCGATCGGGATCGGACCCGGCCGACTCCGATCGTGTCGTACCAGTGCGCGATCGACGCGGTGGACGGTCGGTGTTTCCCGTCTTTCGCGCTGCGCCGCCTCGCTCGGGCGCACGGATCGTTCACCCAACTCGAGTTCGTGCTGATCGCAGCCGTCCTGTCGCAGGGGTGGGCGGTGTCGATTCCCGACCATGAGGGCCGCTTCGGTCACTGGGGGGCACCGGACGAACCCGGCTACTACGTGCTCGACGCGCTGCGGGCCGCGCTGGGCTTCGAACAGCTGGGACTGTCCCCCGACACCCCGGTGGGCCTGTGGGGCTATTCCGGCGGCGGCCTGTCCACGGCGTGGGCGGCCCAGGTCTGCGGCGACTACGCGCCCGACCTCAACATCGTCGGCGCTGCCCTGGGCTCACCGGTGGGCGATTTGGGCAACACCCTGCAGCGACTCAACGGGTCATTCTGGTCCGGCCTGCCGGCCATCATGATCTCCGCGCTGGCCCGGGTCTATCCCGACCTCGACAAGGTCATCGAGGAGCACGCCACCGTCGAAGGCCGTGCACTGCTGCACTCACTGGAGTCGGTCACCACCGCGAGCGCGGTGCTGCGATTGCACCACCGAGCCCTGGACACCTTCATCGACCGGCCGCTGCAGCAACTGATCGAACACCCCGTCGTCCAGCACGTGTTCGACGACACCCGGTTGGGCGGCGAGATCCCGGCTGTCCCGGTGCTGATGCTGCAGGCCATCCACGACCAGGTGATCTCCGTCGACGACATCGACACCCTCGCCGAGACCTACGCCGCCGGCGGCGTGCGGATCACCTATCACCGCGATCTGCTCAGCGAGCACGTGACCTTGCATCCACTGTCGGCACCGATGGTGCTGGACTGGTTGCGGGACCGGTTCGCCAATCGGCCGTTGCCCCAGACACCGGTGAGCAGCGCGTGGCCGGCGTTGCTGAATCCCAAGACCTACCTCGGGCTGTTGCGCCTGGGTGTGGTCGCGGGCCGGGTCATCACCGGCGGGGCGGTGCGACGCCTTCCGCTGTGA
- a CDS encoding DUF2567 domain-containing protein, translating into MTSPGAPRITRGRAYLTIAAGLAVVGLPIGALWAWVAPPINGVVALTRSGERVQAYLGNEAEHFFIAPFLLLGLLSVTAVVAATLAWQWRAHRGPGMVAGLLVGLSAGAVLAVLTGTVLVQRRYGTIDVEAAPVSPEHRVHYVAEGPPVFFGHTPLQIAASLLLPAATAALVYGMCATWSTRDDLGGYPPEPVRRPQPAVTAEGVAPPRR; encoded by the coding sequence GTGACATCGCCCGGCGCCCCGCGGATCACGCGGGGACGCGCGTACCTGACCATCGCGGCCGGATTGGCCGTGGTGGGCCTGCCGATCGGCGCCTTGTGGGCGTGGGTCGCCCCGCCCATCAATGGGGTAGTGGCATTGACCCGCAGCGGCGAACGAGTGCAGGCCTACCTGGGCAACGAGGCCGAACACTTCTTCATCGCGCCGTTTCTGCTGCTCGGCCTGTTGAGTGTGACGGCGGTGGTAGCGGCCACCCTGGCCTGGCAGTGGCGGGCGCATCGGGGGCCGGGAATGGTCGCCGGCCTGTTGGTGGGCCTGAGTGCCGGGGCAGTGCTGGCGGTACTGACCGGCACCGTCTTGGTGCAGCGGCGCTACGGCACGATCGATGTCGAGGCCGCACCGGTGAGCCCCGAGCACCGGGTGCACTACGTCGCCGAGGGGCCGCCGGTGTTCTTCGGACACACGCCGCTGCAGATCGCGGCCTCACTGCTGTTGCCCGCCGCCACTGCGGCGCTGGTGTACGGCATGTGCGCCACGTGGAGCACTCGTGATGACCTTGGCGGCTATCCGCCGGAGCCCGTGCGGCGACCGCAGCCTGCCGTCACAGCGGAAGGCGTCGCACCGCCCCGCCGGTGA
- a CDS encoding 2'-5' RNA ligase family protein has product MVHSIELVFDADTETTVRQIWTDLAAAGVPSQAPAARPHVTLVVTQRIDPQVDAALATVAHRLPMACTLGATLIFGRSHGVLARLVVPTAALLELHEQVYRLCAPHLSPGPLANVAPGQWTAHTTLARRVGPAQLGRAQRIAGRSDISGSFVGLRRWDGNARTEYLIT; this is encoded by the coding sequence ATGGTGCACTCGATCGAGCTGGTCTTCGACGCCGACACCGAGACAACGGTCCGGCAGATCTGGACCGATCTGGCCGCCGCCGGGGTGCCCAGCCAGGCCCCGGCCGCTCGACCGCACGTCACCCTGGTGGTCACCCAGCGCATCGACCCGCAGGTCGACGCCGCGCTGGCCACCGTTGCTCACCGACTGCCCATGGCCTGCACGCTTGGCGCGACGCTGATCTTCGGCCGCTCGCACGGGGTACTGGCTCGGCTGGTGGTGCCGACGGCGGCACTGCTGGAGCTGCACGAGCAGGTGTACCGGTTGTGCGCGCCGCATCTGAGTCCGGGCCCGCTGGCCAATGTGGCGCCCGGCCAGTGGACGGCGCACACTACGCTGGCCCGCCGGGTCGGTCCGGCCCAGTTGGGCCGGGCTCAGCGCATCGCCGGCCGCTCCGATATCAGCGGGAGCTTTGTCGGGCTGCGCCGATGGGATGGCAACGCGCGCACCGAATATCTCATTACCTGA
- the bioB gene encoding biotin synthase BioB — protein sequence MTDDILALAREQVLERGEALRRDQVLEVLQLPDDRLDELLALAHEVRMRWCGPEIEVEGIISLKTGGCPEDCHFCSQSGLFSSPVRSAWLDIPSLVEAAKQTAKTGATEFCIVAAVRGPDERLLAQVAAGIEAIRNEVDIQIACSLGMLTQEQVDKLAAMGVHRYNHNLETARSHFPNVVTTHTWEERWETLRMVAKAGMEVCSGGILGMGETLEQRAEFAADLAELNPDEVPLNFLNPRPGTPFGDLEVLPAADALRAVAAFRLALPRTMLRFAGGREITLGDLGAKQGILGGINAIIVGNYLTTLGRPAETDLELLDDLQMPIKALNATL from the coding sequence ATGACTGACGACATCCTGGCGCTGGCGCGGGAACAGGTACTGGAGCGCGGCGAGGCGTTGCGGCGCGATCAGGTTCTCGAGGTGCTGCAGCTGCCCGACGACCGCCTCGATGAGCTGCTGGCGTTGGCCCACGAGGTGCGGATGCGCTGGTGCGGTCCGGAGATCGAGGTCGAGGGCATCATCAGCCTGAAAACCGGTGGCTGCCCGGAGGATTGCCACTTCTGCTCGCAGTCGGGACTGTTCTCCTCGCCCGTGCGCAGCGCGTGGCTGGACATTCCCAGCCTGGTCGAGGCGGCCAAGCAGACCGCCAAGACCGGTGCCACCGAGTTCTGCATCGTCGCCGCGGTACGCGGGCCCGACGAACGGCTGCTGGCCCAGGTCGCCGCGGGCATCGAAGCGATCCGCAACGAGGTCGACATCCAGATCGCCTGTTCGCTGGGCATGCTGACCCAGGAGCAGGTGGACAAGCTGGCCGCCATGGGCGTGCACCGCTACAACCACAACCTGGAGACCGCGCGATCGCATTTCCCCAACGTCGTCACCACCCACACTTGGGAAGAGCGCTGGGAGACCCTGCGCATGGTGGCCAAAGCCGGCATGGAGGTCTGCTCCGGCGGCATCCTCGGCATGGGCGAGACGCTGGAACAGCGCGCGGAGTTCGCCGCCGATCTGGCTGAGCTGAACCCCGACGAAGTACCGCTGAACTTCCTCAACCCGCGCCCGGGCACCCCGTTCGGCGACTTGGAAGTGCTGCCGGCCGCCGACGCACTGCGGGCTGTCGCTGCGTTCCGGCTGGCCCTGCCGCGCACCATGCTGCGCTTCGCGGGCGGCCGGGAGATCACGCTGGGCGACCTGGGCGCCAAGCAGGGCATCCTGGGCGGCATCAACGCCATCATCGTCGGCAACTACCTGACGACCCTGGGCCGGCCGGCCGAGACCGATCTGGAACTGCTCGACGACCTGCAGATGCCGATCAAGGCACTCAACGCCACCCTGTGA